One window from the genome of Eucalyptus grandis isolate ANBG69807.140 chromosome 7, ASM1654582v1, whole genome shotgun sequence encodes:
- the LOC104453044 gene encoding pathogenesis-related protein 1, translating into MSSRMTIPLHLIFLVALTLALIPLSIAQDSPQDYVAAHNAARSQVNVGPMAWDETVAGYARDYANKHASDCTQLVHSGGPYGENLAWASPDLTGTGAVNMWVGEKPDYDYNANSCAPGKMCGHYTQVVWRNSVRLGCAKAQCATGGTLVTCNYDPPGNVVGQKPY; encoded by the coding sequence ATGAGTTCCCGTATGACAATCCCTCTGCATCTTATTTTTCTCGTCGCGTTAACCCTAGCATTGATCCCTCTGTCGATCGCCCAAGACTCGCCCCAAGACTATGTCGCGGCCCACAATGCGGCTCGCTCTCAGGTTAATGTGGGCCCGATGGCGTGGGACGAAACCGTCGCTGGCTATGCCAGGGATTACGCCAACAAGCATGCCAGCGACTGCACGCAACTCGTTCATTCAGGCGGACCCTATGGGGAGAACCTTGCGTGGGCTTCCCCCGATCTTACTGGCACCGGAGCGGTGAACATGTGGGTCGGAGAAAAGCCTGACTACGACTACAATGCCAATTCATGTGCACCAGGAAAGATGTGTGGGCATTACACTCAGGTGGTGTGGCGCAACTCTGTTCGGCTTGGATGCGCAAAGGCCCAATGCGCAACGGGCGGTACTTTGGTCACATGTAACTATGATCCTCCCGGGAATGTTGTTGGCCAGAAGCCTTATTGA